The following coding sequences are from one Beggiatoa alba B18LD window:
- the rpmJ gene encoding 50S ribosomal protein L36, which yields MKVRASVKKICRNCKIIRRNGSVRIICSDKRHKQKQG from the coding sequence ATGAAAGTCAGAGCATCTGTAAAAAAGATTTGCCGCAACTGTAAGATTATCCGTCGTAATGGTTCAGTACGGATAATTTGTAGCGATAAACGGCACAAGCAAAAACAAGGTTAA
- the rplF gene encoding 50S ribosomal protein L6 encodes MSRIAKNPVTVPKGTDVNLQGQLLKIKGTKGALEHEIHEDVEVTLTENVLTFAPRKETKESNALAGTTRALVNNMVVGASKGFEKKLTLVGVGYRAQVQGTTLNLTLGFSHPVNFAIPTGITIETPSQTEVIVKGADRQQVGQVAANIRAYRPPEPYKGKGVRYADEVIIMKEVKKK; translated from the coding sequence ATGTCAAGAATTGCAAAAAATCCTGTGACTGTCCCTAAAGGTACAGATGTTAATCTGCAAGGGCAACTCTTAAAAATCAAAGGTACTAAAGGTGCTTTAGAACATGAAATTCACGAGGATGTAGAAGTGACGTTAACAGAAAATGTTTTAACGTTCGCGCCTCGGAAAGAAACCAAAGAGTCCAATGCACTAGCAGGAACAACCCGCGCACTTGTCAATAATATGGTTGTTGGTGCAAGTAAAGGATTTGAGAAAAAATTAACGTTAGTCGGCGTTGGATACCGTGCCCAAGTGCAAGGTACAACACTGAATTTAACCTTAGGATTCTCTCATCCCGTTAACTTCGCAATCCCTACAGGTATTACCATTGAAACGCCTTCACAAACAGAAGTTATTGTGAAAGGTGCTGACAGACAACAAGTAGGGCAGGTTGCTGCTAATATTCGCGCTTACCGTCCGCCAGAACCTTATAAAGGCAAAGGTGTGCGTTATGCTGACGAAGTCATCATCATGAAAGAAGTGAAGAAGAAATAA
- the rpsH gene encoding 30S ribosomal protein S8, whose translation MSMTDPIADMLTRIRNAQSTRKQTVEMPVSKIKVEVAKILKAEGYINDYRISDGIKAILTLDLKYYLNKPVISEIKRISRPGLRIYRDKDSLPKVLNGLGIAIVSTSKGLMTDRVARVQGHGGEVLCIVS comes from the coding sequence ATGAGCATGACTGATCCGATTGCTGATATGTTGACGCGCATCCGTAATGCGCAATCAACCAGAAAACAGACTGTTGAAATGCCTGTTTCTAAAATTAAAGTAGAAGTTGCCAAAATCCTCAAAGCAGAGGGTTACATTAATGACTATCGTATTTCTGATGGCATTAAAGCAATTTTAACTTTAGATTTAAAATATTATTTAAATAAACCCGTTATTTCCGAAATTAAACGGATTAGCCGCCCAGGTTTACGGATTTATAGAGATAAAGATAGCTTACCTAAAGTTCTAAATGGCTTGGGTATTGCGATTGTTTCTACTTCTAAAGGCTTGATGACTGACCGTGTTGCGCGTGTGCAAGGACACGGTGGTGAAGTCTTGTGCATCGTGTCATAG
- the rplN gene encoding 50S ribosomal protein L14 — MIQMQTMLEAADNSGARRLMCIKVLGGSHRRYANIGDVIKVSVKEAIPRGKVKKGEVYNAVVVRTRKGIRRSDGSVIRFDTNAAVLLNNQKQPIGTRIFGPVTRELRTESFMKIISLAPEVL, encoded by the coding sequence ATGATACAAATGCAAACAATGCTTGAGGCGGCAGACAACAGTGGTGCACGACGTTTAATGTGCATCAAGGTGTTGGGTGGTTCACATCGCCGCTACGCAAATATTGGTGATGTTATTAAAGTTAGCGTAAAAGAAGCGATACCGCGTGGTAAAGTAAAAAAAGGCGAAGTTTACAACGCAGTGGTCGTAAGAACCCGTAAGGGTATTCGTCGTTCAGATGGTTCGGTGATTCGTTTCGATACTAATGCAGCAGTATTATTGAACAATCAAAAACAACCTATTGGAACTCGCATATTCGGACCAGTGACGCGTGAACTGAGAACAGAAAGTTTCATGAAGATCATCTCTCTGGCACCCGAAGTGCTGTAA
- the rpmC gene encoding 50S ribosomal protein L29, translating to MKASELRQKSIAELNDELLALLREQFNLRMQKANDQLKRYSQFKVVRRDIARIKTLLTEKGKHV from the coding sequence ATGAAAGCAAGCGAATTAAGACAAAAAAGCATCGCAGAATTAAATGATGAGTTGTTAGCTTTATTACGCGAGCAATTTAACTTGCGGATGCAAAAGGCAAACGATCAGCTTAAGCGTTATAGCCAATTTAAAGTGGTTCGACGCGATATCGCTCGCATTAAAACCCTGTTAACTGAGAAAGGTAAACACGTATGA
- the rplO gene encoding 50S ribosomal protein L15, with protein MYLNTIKPAQGAKKTAARVGRGIGSGLGKTCGRGHKGQHARAGGFHKVGFEGGQMPLQRRTPKRGFVSLKQAETAEVRLHELMKVQKDVIELADLKAAKIVPQACLRAKVIASGQLEKAVHLRGILVTKGARAAIEAAGGSIEG; from the coding sequence ATGTACTTAAACACCATTAAGCCTGCCCAAGGGGCAAAGAAAACAGCGGCACGTGTTGGTCGCGGTATTGGTTCTGGCTTAGGAAAAACCTGCGGTCGCGGGCATAAAGGTCAACATGCGCGCGCTGGTGGTTTCCACAAAGTTGGTTTTGAAGGCGGTCAAATGCCTTTACAAAGACGAACACCTAAACGGGGTTTCGTTTCCTTAAAGCAAGCAGAAACAGCTGAAGTTCGTTTGCACGAGTTAATGAAAGTACAAAAAGATGTGATTGAATTAGCTGACTTAAAGGCTGCTAAAATTGTTCCACAAGCTTGTTTACGTGCAAAAGTCATTGCCTCTGGACAATTAGAAAAAGCAGTTCATTTACGTGGTATTCTTGTGACTAAAGGCGCACGCGCAGCGATTGAAGCGGCGGGTGGTAGCATCGAGGGCTAA
- the rpsC gene encoding 30S ribosomal protein S3: MGQKVHPTGIRLGVIKDWSSKWYANTKDYANYLNTDLKVREFIKKKLIQASVSEVRIERPARNARIVIHTARPGIVIGKKGEDIDSLRKEVSDMMGVPVHVGVEEVRKPEIDATLVAISVAQQLERRIMFRRAMKRAVSNALRLGAQGIRINVSGRLNGAEIARMEWYREGRVPLHTLRADIDYGFAEAHTTYGVIGVKVWIFKGEIIGKQPQETTASKDN; this comes from the coding sequence ATGGGTCAGAAAGTCCATCCAACAGGCATACGCTTAGGTGTGATCAAAGATTGGTCATCTAAGTGGTATGCGAATACAAAAGATTACGCAAATTACTTAAATACCGATTTAAAAGTACGTGAGTTCATTAAAAAGAAATTAATACAAGCTTCTGTCAGTGAAGTCCGTATTGAAAGACCAGCACGTAATGCGCGTATTGTTATCCACACCGCTCGTCCCGGCATTGTGATTGGGAAGAAAGGTGAAGATATCGATAGTTTACGGAAAGAAGTCTCTGACATGATGGGCGTACCTGTTCATGTTGGTGTTGAAGAAGTTCGTAAGCCCGAAATTGATGCAACCTTAGTAGCCATTAGTGTCGCCCAACAGTTAGAGCGGCGTATTATGTTTAGACGCGCCATGAAACGTGCCGTCAGCAACGCGTTACGCTTAGGTGCTCAAGGCATTCGTATCAATGTCAGCGGTCGTTTAAACGGTGCCGAAATCGCACGAATGGAATGGTATCGTGAAGGTCGCGTGCCTTTACATACCTTACGTGCAGACATTGATTATGGTTTTGCTGAGGCTCATACCACATACGGCGTTATTGGCGTTAAGGTATGGATTTTCAAAGGTGAGATTATTGGCAAACAACCACAGGAAACCACTGCCAGCAAGGATAATTAA
- the rpsN gene encoding 30S ribosomal protein S14, giving the protein MAKSSMINREVKRKKMVQKYAEKRAKLKTTILDMKISDEERDLARQQLQALPRDSSPCRIRNRCRITGRPHGVYRKFGLARNKLREMAMLGYIPGLVKASW; this is encoded by the coding sequence ATGGCAAAGTCATCTATGATTAACCGCGAAGTTAAGCGCAAGAAAATGGTGCAAAAATACGCGGAAAAACGTGCGAAGTTAAAAACAACCATCCTTGATATGAAAATCAGTGATGAAGAACGTGACTTAGCACGTCAACAATTACAAGCGTTACCACGTGATTCAAGTCCATGCCGTATCCGTAATCGTTGTCGTATTACAGGTCGTCCGCATGGCGTTTATAGAAAATTTGGATTGGCACGTAATAAATTACGTGAAATGGCAATGCTGGGCTATATCCCCGGTTTAGTCAAGGCCAGTTGGTAA
- the rplX gene encoding 50S ribosomal protein L24 gives MRKIKTGDEVEVITGKDKGKRGKVVRVMSSTDRVVVENINMVKRHTRGNPYQNKPGGIVDKELSIHISNVAIVNANTNKKDKVGFKFLEDGKKVRYFKSTGEVVDV, from the coding sequence ATGCGCAAAATTAAAACAGGTGATGAAGTCGAAGTCATCACAGGTAAAGATAAAGGCAAACGCGGTAAAGTTGTTCGTGTTATGTCTTCAACCGATCGTGTCGTGGTTGAAAATATCAATATGGTAAAACGCCATACACGTGGTAACCCATATCAAAATAAACCCGGTGGCATTGTTGATAAAGAGTTGTCCATCCACATTTCCAATGTGGCTATTGTCAACGCGAATACCAACAAGAAAGATAAGGTTGGTTTCAAATTCTTAGAAGACGGTAAAAAAGTCCGTTATTTTAAATCCACTGGCGAAGTCGTTGACGTGTAG
- the rpsM gene encoding 30S ribosomal protein S13, producing MARIAGINIPVQKHTVIALTAIYGIGRTRAKSICEASGIAPDRKVKDLTESELESLRTEVAKYNVEGDLRREVAMNIKRLMDLGCYRGLRHRRGLTVHGQRTRTNARTRKGPRKAIKK from the coding sequence ATGGCACGTATTGCCGGCATCAATATCCCGGTACAAAAGCATACCGTTATCGCTTTGACCGCCATTTATGGGATTGGTCGTACAAGAGCAAAAAGTATTTGCGAAGCGAGTGGCATTGCACCTGATAGAAAGGTCAAAGACCTGACAGAAAGTGAATTAGAAAGTTTGCGGACAGAAGTTGCAAAATACAACGTCGAAGGTGATTTGCGCCGCGAGGTTGCCATGAATATTAAACGTTTAATGGATTTGGGTTGTTATCGCGGCTTGCGTCACCGTCGTGGGTTAACTGTACATGGTCAAAGAACCCGCACCAATGCACGTACCCGTAAGGGACCCCGCAAAGCGATTAAGAAATAG
- the rplE gene encoding 50S ribosomal protein L5 — protein MARLQTYYRETVIKQLMEKFGYKNVMQVPRITKITLNMGLGEAVGDKKIIEKAVGDMTAIAGQKPVVTVARKSIAGFKIREGWPIGCKVTLRSNQMYEFLDRLVTIAIPRIRDFRGFSSKAFDGQGNYSMGVREQIIFPEIDYDKIDAIRGMNITITTTAQTDEEGRALLKAFQFPFR, from the coding sequence ATGGCGAGATTACAAACATATTACCGCGAAACCGTCATCAAGCAATTGATGGAAAAGTTTGGCTACAAAAACGTAATGCAAGTGCCACGTATTACAAAAATTACGTTAAATATGGGATTAGGCGAAGCCGTTGGCGATAAGAAAATTATCGAAAAAGCGGTTGGCGATATGACCGCAATTGCTGGTCAAAAACCCGTAGTCACTGTTGCACGTAAATCTATTGCAGGCTTCAAAATTCGTGAAGGCTGGCCAATTGGTTGTAAAGTTACTTTACGTAGTAATCAGATGTATGAATTCTTAGATCGTTTGGTAACGATTGCTATTCCTCGTATTCGCGACTTCCGTGGCTTTAGTTCAAAAGCATTTGATGGTCAAGGCAACTACAGTATGGGTGTGCGTGAGCAAATTATTTTCCCCGAAATTGATTATGACAAAATCGATGCAATTCGTGGGATGAATATTACTATCACAACAACGGCACAAACTGATGAAGAAGGTCGCGCCTTGTTGAAAGCTTTCCAATTCCCATTTAGATAA
- the rplR gene encoding 50S ribosomal protein L18: MDKKTARLRRAQRTRAKIKVLGSHRLCVHKTPRHIYAQVITPEGDKVLASASTLDKTLREQIGYGGNIAAAVAVGKAIAERAKAAGVSEIAFDRSGFKYHGRVKALADAARENGLNF; encoded by the coding sequence ATGGATAAGAAAACTGCCCGTTTACGTCGTGCGCAACGGACTCGTGCCAAAATTAAGGTGCTCGGTTCGCACAGATTATGTGTCCATAAAACACCACGCCATATTTATGCTCAAGTGATTACCCCTGAAGGGGATAAAGTGTTAGCCAGTGCATCTACATTAGATAAAACACTGCGTGAGCAAATCGGTTATGGCGGGAACATCGCTGCCGCTGTCGCAGTGGGTAAAGCAATTGCAGAACGCGCAAAAGCCGCTGGTGTCAGCGAAATTGCATTTGATCGCTCTGGCTTTAAATATCATGGCCGTGTTAAAGCATTAGCAGATGCCGCACGTGAAAATGGTCTGAACTTCTAG
- the rpsS gene encoding 30S ribosomal protein S19, giving the protein MPRSIKKGPFIDLHLLKKVEALQGVANKRPIKTWSRRSMIIPDMVGMTIAVHNGKQHVPVFVNENMVGHKLGEFAATRTYRGHVADKKAGKK; this is encoded by the coding sequence ATGCCACGTTCAATTAAAAAAGGGCCGTTTATAGACCTGCACTTACTTAAAAAAGTAGAGGCATTGCAGGGTGTTGCAAACAAACGTCCTATTAAAACATGGTCACGCCGCTCAATGATCATTCCAGATATGGTAGGCATGACGATTGCCGTTCATAACGGTAAGCAACATGTCCCTGTGTTTGTTAATGAAAACATGGTCGGACATAAGCTCGGTGAATTCGCTGCAACCCGTACCTATCGTGGGCATGTTGCGGATAAAAAAGCTGGTAAGAAGTGA
- the rpsQ gene encoding 30S ribosomal protein S17: MTEQGEQTDKVRTLTGRVVSNKMDKTITVLIERMVKHPKYGKYIKRSTKLHVHDEENTCQEGDVVLIEECRPISKTKAWRLNKVVTRAEA; this comes from the coding sequence ATGACAGAACAAGGTGAACAAACGGATAAAGTGCGTACCCTGACTGGACGTGTCGTCAGTAACAAAATGGATAAAACCATTACAGTCCTGATTGAGCGGATGGTTAAGCACCCTAAATATGGTAAGTACATTAAACGTTCTACCAAACTGCATGTTCACGATGAAGAAAACACCTGCCAAGAAGGCGATGTCGTTCTCATCGAAGAGTGTCGTCCCATTTCTAAAACGAAAGCATGGCGATTAAATAAGGTAGTCACCCGTGCTGAAGCTTAA
- the secY gene encoding preprotein translocase subunit SecY, which produces MTTNSISELGKLGRLTELKNRLLFVLGAIIVFRVGTFIPVPGIDPVALAQMFEQQRGTIIDMFNMFSGGALTRFSVFAIGIMPYISASIIIQLLSVVHPKLEQLKKEGESGRRKMTQYTRYGTLGLALFQALGVAIALESQNVVLDPGYAFRITTVAALVTGTMFLMWLGEQVSERGIGNGISIIIFSGIIAGLPAAVGGTLELARTGQLHILTVLLLFGIVLAVTAFVVFVERGQRRITVNYAKRQVGNRLYAGQTSHLPLKLNMAGVIPPIFASSIILFPATLGGWFGSAEGMGWLQTLSQTLSPGQPLYVMLYAVAIVFFCFFYTALVFNPKETADNLKKSGAFIPGVRPGKQTADYIDRVMSRLTMAGAVYITAVCLLPEFLILEFSVPFYFGGTSLLIIVVVVMDFMAQVQAHLMSHQYEGLLKKANLKGHGRNPMLR; this is translated from the coding sequence TTGACGACGAACAGCATCAGCGAACTGGGTAAGTTAGGTAGACTTACTGAACTAAAAAATAGACTGTTGTTTGTACTAGGCGCGATTATTGTCTTTCGTGTGGGTACATTCATCCCAGTGCCAGGGATTGACCCTGTTGCACTTGCGCAAATGTTTGAACAACAACGTGGTACTATCATTGATATGTTTAACATGTTCTCTGGTGGTGCATTGACACGGTTTTCTGTGTTTGCGATTGGGATTATGCCCTACATCTCTGCATCTATTATTATCCAGTTGCTGAGTGTTGTGCATCCTAAGCTCGAACAATTAAAGAAAGAAGGCGAATCTGGCAGACGTAAAATGACGCAATACACGCGTTATGGCACGCTTGGTTTAGCCCTGTTTCAAGCATTAGGCGTGGCTATTGCCTTAGAAAGTCAAAATGTCGTTCTTGATCCTGGATATGCATTTCGGATTACGACAGTTGCAGCATTAGTAACGGGTACAATGTTCCTGATGTGGTTAGGGGAACAAGTCAGTGAGCGTGGAATTGGTAATGGGATTTCTATTATCATTTTTTCAGGTATTATTGCAGGTTTACCCGCTGCAGTTGGTGGAACATTGGAATTAGCACGAACAGGTCAATTGCATATTCTAACTGTCTTACTTTTATTTGGCATTGTCTTAGCTGTGACCGCATTTGTTGTATTTGTGGAACGCGGACAACGTCGTATTACCGTCAATTATGCAAAACGCCAAGTTGGTAATCGGTTATATGCAGGACAAACCAGTCATTTACCGTTAAAGTTAAATATGGCTGGTGTAATTCCTCCTATTTTCGCCTCTAGTATCATTCTCTTCCCAGCAACATTGGGGGGATGGTTTGGCAGTGCAGAAGGCATGGGATGGTTACAAACCCTGTCACAAACTCTATCACCTGGTCAACCGCTTTATGTAATGCTATATGCAGTAGCCATTGTGTTTTTCTGTTTCTTCTATACTGCATTGGTTTTTAATCCGAAAGAGACCGCTGACAACCTTAAAAAATCAGGGGCTTTTATACCTGGCGTTCGTCCTGGTAAACAAACAGCTGATTATATTGATAGAGTAATGTCACGTCTTACAATGGCGGGTGCGGTTTATATTACGGCGGTTTGCTTGCTTCCAGAATTTTTAATTTTGGAATTTAGTGTTCCTTTCTACTTTGGTGGTACATCATTACTCATTATTGTCGTTGTGGTTATGGATTTCATGGCACAAGTACAAGCACATTTAATGTCACACCAATATGAAGGCTTATTAAAGAAAGCAAACTTAAAAGGACATGGGCGTAACCCTATGTTGCGTTGA
- the rpsE gene encoding 30S ribosomal protein S5, whose amino-acid sequence MATNNYDIPTTKNDDLVEKLVAVNRVAKVVKGGRIFSFTALTVVGDGKGKIGFGYGKAREVPAAIQKAMESARKNMKTVSLKGTTLYYPVSAEHGASKVYMQPASEGTGVIAGGAMRAVLDAVGIRDVLAKSFGSSNPMNVVRATFKALTDVSSPDYIAAKRGKTLEELQG is encoded by the coding sequence ATGGCAACGAATAATTACGATATTCCAACCACAAAAAACGATGACTTAGTCGAGAAGTTGGTTGCTGTTAATCGTGTCGCAAAAGTTGTAAAAGGTGGACGTATATTCAGTTTTACGGCATTAACTGTTGTAGGTGATGGTAAGGGCAAGATTGGCTTTGGTTATGGTAAAGCCCGTGAAGTGCCTGCAGCTATTCAAAAAGCAATGGAAAGTGCTCGTAAAAACATGAAGACCGTTTCTTTAAAAGGCACAACTTTATACTATCCCGTTAGTGCAGAACATGGTGCATCTAAAGTTTATATGCAGCCCGCTTCTGAAGGGACAGGGGTTATTGCTGGTGGCGCAATGCGTGCTGTGCTTGATGCTGTCGGCATTCGTGACGTATTAGCAAAGAGTTTTGGCTCATCTAACCCTATGAATGTTGTGCGTGCAACCTTTAAGGCATTAACCGATGTTTCTAGCCCTGATTATATTGCGGCAAAGCGCGGTAAAACTTTAGAAGAACTTCAAGGTTAA
- the rplV gene encoding 50S ribosomal protein L22 produces MEIVSKYKYAHISPQKCRLVADLIRGLSVDKALDVLNFSNKKAALMVKKALEAAIANAEHNEGADVDELKVSRICIDEGPVMKRMHARAKGRGNRITKRTSHITVAVADR; encoded by the coding sequence ATGGAAATTGTTAGCAAATATAAGTACGCTCACATTTCTCCACAGAAATGTCGCTTGGTCGCTGACTTAATTCGTGGTTTATCCGTTGATAAAGCCCTCGATGTTCTTAATTTCAGCAACAAAAAAGCAGCTTTAATGGTGAAAAAAGCCTTAGAAGCTGCTATCGCAAATGCCGAACATAATGAAGGGGCTGATGTAGACGAGTTGAAAGTTTCTCGTATCTGCATTGACGAAGGTCCTGTCATGAAGCGGATGCACGCTCGTGCAAAAGGGCGGGGCAATCGGATTACTAAACGTACCAGTCACATTACGGTGGCAGTTGCCGATCGTTGA
- the rpmD gene encoding 50S ribosomal protein L30, translated as MKKMLKVTQIKSVFGRLPKHRACVAGLGLRRMHHTVQVEDTPAVRGMINKVAYLLKVEEV; from the coding sequence ATGAAAAAGATGCTAAAAGTAACGCAAATTAAAAGCGTATTTGGACGCTTACCTAAGCACAGAGCATGTGTTGCTGGTTTAGGTTTGCGCCGTATGCACCATACTGTACAAGTGGAAGACACGCCAGCCGTACGAGGCATGATTAATAAAGTGGCTTACCTCTTGAAAGTTGAGGAAGTGTAA
- the rplB gene encoding 50S ribosomal protein L2: protein MALVKAKPTSPGRRFVVRVKTAELHKGKPHAPLLDKQSKNGGRNNFGRITVRHQGGGHKQHYRLIDFKRDKDDIPAKVERIEYDPNRSANIALVLYADGERRYIIAPKDVKAGDAIMSGAHAPIKAGNCMPLRSIPVGSMVHCIELKPNKGAQLARSAGAAVQLVAREGQYATLRLRSGEMRKVLVDCRAVIGEVGNSEHNLISLGKAGAKRWRGVRPTVRGVAMNPVDHPHGGGEGRTSGGRHPVTPWGFPTKGAKTRHNKRTDNMIVRRRK from the coding sequence AAGGCAAGCCACATGCGCCCTTATTAGATAAACAATCTAAAAATGGTGGACGCAATAACTTTGGACGCATTACTGTGCGTCATCAGGGGGGCGGGCATAAGCAACATTATCGTTTGATTGATTTTAAACGGGATAAAGATGATATTCCCGCTAAAGTTGAACGTATTGAATATGATCCAAACCGTAGCGCGAACATTGCATTAGTTTTATATGCGGATGGCGAACGTCGCTATATTATCGCCCCTAAAGATGTTAAAGCGGGTGATGCCATTATGTCGGGTGCACATGCCCCGATTAAAGCAGGCAATTGTATGCCACTGCGCAGCATTCCTGTTGGTAGCATGGTGCATTGCATCGAATTAAAACCCAATAAGGGTGCTCAATTAGCCCGCAGCGCAGGAGCTGCTGTGCAATTAGTTGCTCGTGAAGGTCAATATGCAACATTGCGTTTACGCTCTGGTGAAATGCGTAAAGTGTTAGTAGATTGCCGTGCGGTTATTGGTGAAGTTGGCAACAGCGAACATAACCTGATTTCTTTAGGTAAAGCTGGTGCAAAACGTTGGCGTGGTGTTCGCCCAACGGTACGTGGGGTTGCAATGAACCCTGTTGACCACCCACATGGTGGGGGCGAAGGAAGAACTTCTGGTGGTCGTCACCCTGTTACGCCTTGGGGCTTCCCAACGAAGGGTGCTAAGACACGGCACAATAAACGCACTGATAATATGATCGTGCGTCGCCGTAAATAA
- the rplP gene encoding 50S ribosomal protein L16: MLQPKRTKFRKQMKGRNRGLAQRGNKVSFGEYGLKAIGRGQLTARQIEAARRTISRYVKRGGKLWIRVFPDKPITQKPLEVRMGKGKGNVEYWVALIQPGKMLYEIEGVPEEMAREAFRLASAKLSVPTTFVSRTVM; encoded by the coding sequence ATGTTACAACCGAAGCGGACTAAGTTTAGAAAGCAAATGAAGGGCAGGAATCGTGGTCTTGCCCAGCGTGGTAATAAAGTGAGCTTTGGCGAGTATGGTTTAAAAGCCATCGGACGGGGTCAGTTGACCGCCCGTCAAATTGAAGCGGCACGTCGTACCATTTCCCGTTATGTTAAGCGGGGTGGAAAGTTATGGATACGGGTTTTCCCTGATAAACCAATTACTCAAAAGCCATTAGAAGTGCGTATGGGTAAAGGAAAAGGGAACGTAGAATATTGGGTTGCTCTCATTCAACCTGGTAAAATGTTGTATGAAATTGAAGGTGTACCAGAAGAAATGGCACGGGAAGCGTTCCGCCTTGCATCGGCGAAACTCTCTGTCCCTACTACCTTTGTTAGTCGGACGGTGATGTGA
- the rpsK gene encoding 30S ribosomal protein S11, whose protein sequence is MAKAAPRVRKRVKKNVTDGIAHVHASFNNTIITITDRQGNTLAWATAGGTGFRGSRKSTPFAAQVAAEKAGAAIKEYGVKNLEVRIKGPGPGRESAVRALNNSGFKIISITDATPIPHNGCRPPKRRRV, encoded by the coding sequence ATGGCAAAAGCAGCTCCCCGTGTTCGTAAACGGGTTAAAAAGAATGTTACGGATGGCATTGCACACGTTCATGCCTCTTTTAACAACACCATTATCACCATCACTGATCGTCAGGGAAACACCCTAGCATGGGCGACTGCGGGTGGTACGGGTTTCCGTGGTTCACGGAAAAGTACCCCGTTTGCCGCACAGGTTGCTGCTGAAAAAGCAGGTGCTGCCATCAAAGAATATGGTGTCAAGAATTTAGAAGTACGTATTAAAGGACCGGGTCCTGGTCGTGAATCAGCTGTTCGCGCACTAAATAACAGTGGTTTTAAAATCATCAGTATTACTGACGCAACACCGATTCCTCATAATGGTTGTCGTCCTCCCAAACGTCGCCGCGTCTAG